In Chloracidobacterium sp., the following proteins share a genomic window:
- a CDS encoding M23 family metallopeptidase — MSGLLKNIELPALAQNPALSQVTAQPAPADVSYIQTASGELAFNSGGPEFDDEDGETGELEDQLQAIRTKSDPASLPTMWAHLGKINNEFGFRRNPFGGRSYEFHPGMDIDGERGDFVVAPANGTIVSAGYKGGYGNMIEIDHGNGLTTRYGHLSKIEIENGDTIARGQLIGYVGSTGRSTGPHLHFEVRVGDRSINPRHFLPPEPVDLAKLAK, encoded by the coding sequence TTGAGCGGCCTTCTTAAAAATATCGAACTGCCCGCATTAGCACAAAATCCTGCACTCTCACAGGTAACGGCCCAGCCCGCACCGGCGGACGTGAGCTATATCCAAACGGCGAGCGGAGAGCTTGCTTTTAACAGCGGCGGCCCGGAGTTTGACGACGAGGACGGCGAGACCGGCGAACTCGAGGATCAACTGCAGGCCATTCGCACAAAGTCCGATCCCGCGAGCCTGCCCACAATGTGGGCACACCTCGGCAAGATCAATAACGAATTCGGCTTTCGCCGCAATCCGTTTGGCGGACGCTCGTACGAGTTTCATCCGGGAATGGACATCGACGGCGAGCGTGGTGATTTTGTCGTCGCCCCTGCCAATGGCACGATCGTCTCGGCCGGCTACAAGGGCGGCTACGGCAATATGATCGAGATCGACCACGGCAACGGCCTGACAACACGTTACGGCCATCTGTCGAAGATCGAGATCGAAAACGGCGATACGATCGCACGCGGACAGCTTATCGGCTATGTCGGCTCGACGGGCCGCTCGACGGGGCCTCACCTCCACTTCGAGGTCCGCGTCGGTGACCGCTCGATCAATCCCCGACATTTCCTCCCGCCGGAGCCGGTGGACCTGGCAAAGCTGGCCAAGTAA
- a CDS encoding adenine-specific methyltransferase EcoRI family protein → MSTQSQNRDLNAAKAGKKDEFYTQYIDIQKEIEAYLEFDPNTFRDKVVYCNCDDPFESNFFKYFAANFNKLGLKKLVTASYDGSPIAGAQLTFGEYSEGNGGRDRPKAVAFEIEQVTDINEDGATDIEDVKLFFEQNPHKRRPLTQGGDFRSQECIDLLKQADIVVTNPPFSLFREYIEQLIQYNKKFLIIGNLNAIKYKVVFPHFQGDKLWLGPTITSGDREFQVPDSYPLNAAGSRVDKDGTKFIRVKGVRWFTNLDHGRRHQRLNLMTMADNLKFNKKLSGKAAYEVFENYTAIEVPFTDAIASDYEGTMGVPISFLDKYSPEQFEIIWQASGNTRASTPAEVLKQMGYSPHPEDRGGCAILNGRRTYDRIFIRHRRKGE, encoded by the coding sequence ATGAGCACACAGTCGCAGAATCGAGATCTGAACGCCGCGAAGGCCGGGAAGAAGGACGAGTTTTATACGCAATACATCGACATTCAGAAAGAGATCGAGGCTTATCTGGAGTTCGACCCGAATACGTTCCGCGATAAGGTCGTTTACTGCAACTGTGACGATCCGTTTGAGAGCAACTTCTTCAAGTACTTCGCCGCTAACTTCAACAAGCTTGGCCTCAAGAAGCTCGTCACTGCCAGCTACGACGGCTCGCCGATCGCGGGGGCACAATTAACTTTCGGAGAATACAGCGAAGGAAACGGCGGGCGCGACAGGCCCAAGGCGGTGGCCTTCGAGATCGAGCAAGTTACGGACATCAACGAAGACGGTGCGACCGACATTGAGGACGTTAAGCTTTTCTTTGAGCAAAACCCTCACAAGCGCCGACCGCTGACGCAGGGCGGCGACTTCCGCAGCCAGGAATGTATTGACCTACTCAAGCAGGCTGACATCGTGGTCACCAACCCGCCGTTCTCTCTGTTCCGTGAGTACATTGAGCAACTCATCCAATACAATAAGAAGTTTCTAATCATTGGCAACCTGAACGCGATCAAATATAAGGTAGTCTTTCCACATTTTCAGGGCGACAAGCTGTGGCTTGGTCCAACTATTACCAGTGGCGACCGGGAATTTCAGGTTCCCGACAGTTACCCTCTCAATGCTGCCGGCTCGCGCGTAGATAAGGACGGAACGAAGTTCATAAGGGTCAAGGGAGTGCGGTGGTTTACCAATCTAGATCATGGGCGTCGCCACCAGCGACTGAACCTCATGACTATGGCGGACAATTTGAAGTTCAATAAGAAGCTTAGTGGAAAAGCGGCTTATGAGGTCTTCGAGAACTACACTGCGATCGAAGTACCGTTCACTGATGCCATAGCGAGCGACTACGAAGGCACGATGGGCGTACCGATCAGTTTTCTCGACAAGTACTCTCCGGAGCAGTTCGAGATTATCTGGCAAGCAAGTGGAAATACTCGGGCGTCCACACCAGCGGAAGTGTTGAAACAGATGGGTTATTCACCCCATCCTGAGGATCGAGGCGGTTGTGCGATCCTTAATGGAAGAAGGACCTACGACAGAATCTTCATCCGCCACCGCCGAAAAGGGGAATGA
- the terL gene encoding phage terminase large subunit — translation MGRELSQKMVEDARTLYLQNEGKKTAAIEREMHGLGWTGFYRQVLYNRRARGRKETLGWPERFGWLDIKLDSGLTIREIRNAPKDEFEKWLTSEFGEWTWSWRYQRYVYERLAAITRGKGKRLMIFMPPRHGKSEMVTVRYTAWRLMRDAGLNVILGSYNQRLADRFSRKIKRIVQKGRLDTPKGGNKLPLQTLEHSGDEQSDSTAANSQVRKAALAPPASSRLNMASEWETPSGGVVRSVGVGAGIAGFGAGLIVIDDPVRNRADAESKTYRDRVWEWFSDDIYTRMEPNAAIILIQTRWHEDDLAGRLLKEMADGGEAWEVISLPALAEGIQGSDSTPVNSQVGKAALAPPTESPATAGGSKLPFQALENAEGERGRERDALGRMPGQALCPERYNEEALLKIRRKLGSYSFSALYQQRPTPVEGGRFKREWFRKIVDHAPANLQWKRGYDLAVSTKTSADYTASFRCAKDAQGFLYIADGFRKRIEYPDQRRFAIEKMKTEKNTEHGFEEALHGKAFLQDLRRESGLARYAFRGVRVDTDKLTRALAWLNLAEEGKVILVRGAWIDEFVDEVCQFPAARHDDQVDAVSLAVSMMGRARNRAWAF, via the coding sequence ATGGGACGCGAACTTTCACAGAAGATGGTCGAGGATGCGAGGACATTGTATTTACAGAACGAGGGAAAGAAGACAGCCGCTATTGAGCGGGAGATGCATGGGCTGGGGTGGACGGGGTTTTACCGGCAGGTCTTATACAACAGGCGGGCGAGGGGCAGAAAAGAGACGCTTGGGTGGCCGGAGAGGTTTGGGTGGCTCGACATCAAACTGGATAGCGGGCTGACGATACGCGAGATCAGGAACGCGCCGAAGGACGAGTTTGAAAAGTGGCTGACGAGCGAGTTTGGCGAGTGGACGTGGTCGTGGCGGTATCAGCGTTATGTCTATGAGCGGCTGGCGGCGATCACGCGGGGCAAGGGTAAGCGGCTGATGATCTTTATGCCGCCGCGACACGGCAAGAGCGAGATGGTCACCGTCCGCTACACGGCGTGGCGGCTGATGCGCGATGCGGGGCTGAATGTGATCCTGGGGAGCTATAACCAGCGGCTGGCGGATAGGTTTAGCCGCAAAATAAAGAGAATAGTTCAGAAAGGACGATTGGATACCCCTAAGGGCGGAAACAAGCTGCCCCTCCAGACCTTAGAGCACTCTGGCGATGAGCAGTCAGATTCAACTGCCGCCAATTCGCAGGTCAGGAAGGCGGCCTTGGCCCCGCCCGCCTCAAGCAGACTCAATATGGCTTCAGAGTGGGAAACGCCGTCGGGTGGAGTGGTGCGTTCGGTCGGTGTTGGCGCGGGCATCGCCGGTTTTGGGGCGGGGCTGATCGTGATCGACGACCCTGTGAGGAACCGCGCGGATGCGGAGTCAAAGACGTATCGCGACCGCGTGTGGGAATGGTTTTCGGACGACATTTACACGCGAATGGAGCCTAACGCGGCGATCATCCTGATACAGACGAGGTGGCATGAGGACGATCTGGCCGGACGGTTGCTGAAGGAAATGGCGGACGGCGGCGAGGCGTGGGAGGTTATCAGTCTTCCGGCATTGGCAGAAGGTATTCAAGGATCAGATTCAACACCGGTAAATTCGCAGGTCGGGAAGGCGGCCTTGGCCCCGCCCACGGAGTCGCCAGCGACAGCGGGCGGGAGCAAGCTGCCCTTCCAGGCCTTAGAGAATGCTGAAGGTGAGCGTGGTCGCGAAAGAGACGCATTAGGACGCATGCCGGGGCAAGCGCTATGCCCGGAGCGGTATAACGAGGAGGCGTTGTTAAAGATACGGCGCAAGTTGGGGTCGTACTCGTTTTCGGCGTTGTATCAGCAGCGGCCGACGCCGGTTGAGGGTGGGCGGTTCAAGCGAGAATGGTTTAGAAAGATCGTTGACCACGCGCCAGCAAATCTGCAGTGGAAGCGCGGTTACGACCTGGCTGTTTCGACAAAGACGTCGGCGGATTACACGGCGAGTTTTCGGTGCGCCAAGGATGCGCAGGGCTTTTTGTATATCGCGGACGGTTTTCGCAAGCGCATCGAGTATCCCGACCAGCGGCGATTTGCGATAGAGAAGATGAAGACGGAGAAAAATACCGAGCACGGCTTTGAAGAGGCCCTGCACGGCAAGGCTTTTTTGCAGGATTTGAGGCGCGAATCGGGCCTCGCCCGCTATGCGTTTCGCGGCGTGCGGGTCGATACGGATAAACTGACACGTGCCCTCGCGTGGCTGAATCTCGCCGAAGAGGGCAAGGTGATACTCGTGCGCGGGGCCTGGATAGACGAGTTTGTCGATGAGGTGTGCCAATTCCCTGCCGCCCGTCACGACGACCAGGTTGACGCCGTCTCGCTGGCCGTAAGCATGATGGGCCGCGCGAGAAACCGAGCATGGGCGTTTTGA
- a CDS encoding S46 family peptidase produces MNLRTNRFLSFAMMVALVFSSFSFAIAAPDEGMFPPDKIAGLNLKKKGLKIKPEEIYNPNGGGLTDAIIRLSIGCSAEFVSPDGLILTNHHCGFDALVSASTPEKDLVETGFNAGSRSGEIPAKDYSITLTQRIEDVTAKIKAGTENLSGAELAAAIKTNTDTLTAAEKAAHPGSAITIQMLNNGYYYYLYQTTEVKDIRVVYAPPRNIGVFGGDPDNFEWTRHTGDFTFLRAYVAPDGSAAEYSPNNVPFKPKKFLKANIGGLKDGDFVFVLGFPGGTTRYRESWSIEYARDANFPFLEKWLQALSDSLNAIGANDEQKRIAFQSDIANFDNSRKVFGGGHLRLRRAHVVEKRKADEARMATWIEADPTRQQKYGKVLGELKTLSEETNATQLRDVIMRRFPDPNSMAVFGQIVAAAASVKAGRTLTQAQRAAKLADITKALEGREPAQESAMLKFFFKAFDDLPAGVRFEAADTKFNNLKGKARRDAEAAFATEVAQGPLVSPEHILALYSMSWDALKAAHPFVAGVVDERAALAARGANFASKIDHLRLQYQQALAEMRGNTPYPDANFTMRFSYGNIKGYSPREAEFRSPFTTMKGMIEKETGEKPFDLPQKLVDLQNAHDFGRYGSGDSVGVNFISSNDIIGGNSGSPILNARGEQVGICFDGNYEGLGNDFYYDPEKNRTISVDIRYVLFVTEKFGGAKWVVDEMSLVGRKS; encoded by the coding sequence ATGAATTTAAGAACCAATCGATTCTTGTCGTTCGCGATGATGGTCGCGCTTGTTTTTTCGTCGTTCTCATTCGCCATTGCGGCTCCGGATGAAGGAATGTTCCCGCCGGACAAGATCGCGGGCCTCAACCTGAAAAAGAAAGGGCTCAAGATCAAACCCGAAGAGATCTATAACCCGAACGGTGGCGGCCTGACCGATGCCATTATCCGTCTCAGCATTGGCTGTTCGGCTGAGTTCGTCTCGCCGGACGGGCTGATATTGACAAATCACCACTGCGGTTTTGACGCACTGGTTTCGGCCTCGACGCCGGAGAAAGACCTGGTTGAGACCGGCTTTAACGCCGGCAGCAGATCGGGCGAGATACCTGCCAAGGATTATTCGATCACGCTAACGCAGCGCATAGAAGACGTGACAGCAAAGATCAAGGCGGGCACCGAGAATCTCTCGGGAGCAGAACTCGCGGCCGCGATCAAAACGAACACCGACACCCTGACGGCTGCGGAAAAAGCCGCTCACCCTGGATCGGCGATAACGATCCAGATGCTCAATAACGGCTACTATTACTATCTATACCAAACGACGGAGGTCAAGGATATCCGCGTCGTTTATGCTCCGCCGCGCAACATCGGCGTCTTTGGCGGTGATCCCGATAATTTTGAATGGACGCGGCACACGGGCGATTTCACGTTCCTGCGTGCCTACGTCGCCCCTGACGGCTCTGCGGCTGAATATTCGCCGAACAATGTGCCGTTCAAGCCGAAAAAGTTTCTTAAGGCTAACATTGGCGGGCTGAAGGACGGTGATTTCGTATTCGTCCTCGGTTTTCCGGGCGGCACGACGCGATATCGCGAAAGTTGGTCGATCGAATACGCTCGCGATGCTAACTTCCCTTTCCTCGAAAAATGGCTCCAGGCCTTGAGCGACAGTCTCAATGCAATTGGCGCTAATGACGAGCAGAAGCGCATCGCGTTTCAATCGGACATCGCGAATTTTGACAACTCGAGAAAGGTCTTTGGCGGTGGCCATTTGCGGCTGCGACGCGCCCACGTTGTTGAAAAGAGAAAGGCCGACGAGGCCCGGATGGCAACCTGGATCGAGGCCGATCCAACGCGGCAGCAAAAATACGGAAAAGTGCTGGGCGAACTGAAGACCCTCTCGGAAGAGACCAATGCGACACAGCTCCGCGACGTCATCATGCGACGATTTCCTGATCCGAATTCAATGGCGGTTTTCGGCCAGATCGTGGCGGCCGCCGCATCTGTAAAAGCGGGGCGAACACTCACACAGGCCCAGCGGGCCGCGAAGCTCGCGGACATCACCAAGGCCCTTGAGGGGCGCGAACCCGCCCAAGAGAGCGCGATGCTCAAGTTCTTTTTCAAGGCCTTTGACGATTTGCCCGCGGGCGTTCGATTCGAGGCGGCGGATACGAAGTTCAATAATCTGAAGGGTAAGGCTCGTCGCGACGCCGAGGCCGCCTTCGCAACCGAGGTCGCACAAGGCCCGCTCGTCTCACCGGAACACATTCTTGCACTTTACTCGATGAGTTGGGACGCCCTCAAGGCTGCTCATCCGTTTGTCGCCGGAGTCGTTGACGAACGCGCTGCCCTGGCCGCTCGCGGCGCAAACTTTGCCTCCAAGATCGATCATCTGCGGCTGCAGTATCAGCAGGCGCTCGCAGAAATGCGCGGCAATACGCCGTATCCGGACGCGAACTTTACGATGCGTTTCTCATACGGCAACATCAAGGGCTACAGCCCGCGCGAAGCCGAGTTTCGCTCTCCGTTTACCACGATGAAGGGCATGATCGAGAAAGAGACCGGTGAAAAGCCGTTCGATCTGCCTCAGAAGCTGGTCGATCTGCAGAATGCTCATGACTTTGGCCGCTACGGTTCGGGCGACAGCGTCGGGGTCAATTTCATCTCATCGAACGATATTATCGGCGGCAATTCGGGCTCGCCGATACTCAATGCACGAGGTGAGCAAGTCGGCATCTGTTTTGACGGCAACTACGAGGGTCTCGGCAATGACTTCTACTACGATCCCGAAAAGAACCGTACGATCTCGGTCGATATTCGCTACGTCCTGTTCGTCACCGAGAAATTCGGCGGCGCAAAATGGGTCGTTGATGAAATGTCGCTGGTCGGCAGAAAGTCCTAG
- a CDS encoding flippase-like domain-containing protein has product MRKYLKFIVLVLLMLVLFWYFGRNLDWQQVRAGLAKADPLYLGLAFVGICIGYFVRAVRWQVLLRPVAHTRIRDLFATTTVGFAAILLVGRAGEIVRPMWLPMRDERIRPSAALVTIFIERILDLASLMAFFSISLIWFRNPPGHEAEFASIKVVGNTLGGIIVLGIIGLIVYYRYSEPIIGWFTRLTDRRFIPRRVREIFLSLLKRLAVSLDILKSPVDVALAIFWTAVLWLAIALPTWLILLAFGLPVAFLDSTFVMGVASLGSLIPTPGGAAGAFHAATAGSIIILGYDRDVAAGSSIMMHLIYFVPALLFGLYYLFHGDISVEKFRSLLSSENAEREIESDSPDFVPEK; this is encoded by the coding sequence TTGCGCAAGTATCTAAAATTCATCGTGCTGGTGCTCTTGATGCTGGTCCTGTTCTGGTACTTTGGCCGGAACCTCGACTGGCAGCAGGTGCGTGCCGGTTTGGCTAAGGCAGATCCGCTCTACCTCGGGCTTGCATTTGTCGGCATTTGCATCGGCTATTTTGTTCGTGCGGTCAGGTGGCAGGTGCTGCTCAGGCCGGTTGCCCATACAAGGATACGCGACCTTTTCGCGACGACGACGGTCGGCTTTGCGGCGATCCTGCTGGTCGGGCGTGCGGGCGAGATCGTGCGGCCGATGTGGCTGCCGATGCGTGACGAGCGCATCAGGCCAAGTGCGGCGTTGGTGACGATATTTATCGAACGCATCCTCGATCTGGCATCGCTGATGGCGTTCTTTTCGATCAGCCTCATCTGGTTTCGCAATCCGCCGGGCCACGAAGCAGAGTTTGCCTCGATCAAGGTCGTCGGCAATACGCTCGGCGGCATTATCGTGCTCGGTATCATCGGCCTGATCGTCTATTACCGGTATTCTGAGCCGATCATCGGCTGGTTCACGCGGCTGACTGACAGGCGGTTCATCCCGCGACGCGTGCGTGAGATATTCCTGAGCCTGCTCAAGCGGCTCGCCGTGTCGCTCGATATCCTAAAAAGCCCCGTCGATGTTGCCCTTGCGATCTTTTGGACGGCCGTGCTGTGGCTGGCGATCGCCCTTCCGACGTGGCTGATCCTGCTTGCATTCGGGCTGCCGGTGGCGTTTCTTGATTCGACGTTCGTGATGGGCGTGGCGTCGCTCGGTTCGCTGATACCGACGCCGGGCGGTGCGGCCGGGGCGTTCCATGCCGCGACGGCCGGCAGCATCATCATCCTCGGCTATGACCGCGACGTAGCCGCCGGCAGCTCGATAATGATGCACCTGATCTATTTCGTCCCGGCGCTGCTTTTTGGGCTATACTATCTGTTCCACGGCGATATCAGTGTCGAGAAGTTCCGCAGTCTGCTCTCAAGCGAGAACGCCGAGCGCGAGATCGAATCGGATTCGCCTGACTTCGTGCCGGAGAAATAG
- a CDS encoding zf-HC2 domain-containing protein, giving the protein MKETKHIMNCSQFEELLTDYLDKTLETAANTAVAEHALACPLCHSLLNEVKDSLELCRQIAAPASPLTRLEARVLSMTMPETAMACENFEDHLTDYLDGFLPAAVFHRWERHAALCTTCEDLPGMVVRSIGACYTYKMDEMAVPAGLHQRILNLTLGTEHAREVKASLAARVGEWARGLRFPVGIPQFAPVAMLLMIAFLVFSQTVSADGSLAGIYQKSLELAESTYQQSADAWNGKPVDVDKAGRPIDGTTTIANEEDK; this is encoded by the coding sequence ATGAAGGAGACGAAGCACATCATGAATTGCTCGCAGTTCGAAGAGCTGCTGACCGATTATCTCGACAAGACGCTCGAGACGGCGGCCAACACCGCTGTTGCCGAACACGCCTTGGCGTGCCCGCTGTGCCATTCGCTCCTGAATGAGGTCAAGGATTCGCTTGAACTGTGCCGTCAGATCGCCGCGCCGGCTTCGCCGCTAACGCGGCTTGAGGCGCGCGTGCTCTCGATGACGATGCCCGAAACGGCGATGGCGTGTGAGAATTTTGAGGATCATCTGACCGACTATCTCGACGGATTCTTGCCCGCGGCTGTTTTCCACCGCTGGGAACGCCATGCGGCTCTCTGCACAACGTGCGAGGATCTGCCCGGCATGGTCGTTCGCTCGATCGGCGCTTGTTACACCTACAAGATGGACGAGATGGCGGTGCCCGCCGGCTTGCACCAGCGGATCCTCAACCTGACGCTTGGCACCGAACATGCCCGCGAGGTCAAGGCCTCGCTCGCCGCTCGCGTCGGCGAATGGGCCCGCGGGCTTCGGTTCCCGGTCGGCATCCCTCAATTTGCGCCCGTTGCGATGCTATTGATGATCGCGTTCCTGGTCTTCAGTCAGACCGTGTCGGCAGACGGCTCGCTCGCGGGCATTTATCAAAAGAGCCTCGAACTTGCCGAATCAACGTATCAGCAGAGTGCTGATGCATGGAATGGCAAACCTGTGGACGTTGACAAGGCCGGACGGCCGATCGACGGCACGACCACCATTGCTAACGAGGAAGATAAATAA
- a CDS encoding DUF262 domain-containing protein — protein sequence METKLRTDLTVADICDGFVYNQFEGKGLYGLGGKLTIQPEYQRNYIYADGGGKREQAVIQSLLKGYPLGLIYFNTVGGGKFEVLDGQQRITSIGRFVTNKFAIMDNGNPKNMDSLPADQRKRILESKLLIYECEGTETEIKQWFETINIAGVPLNSQELLNAIYSGPFVSAAKIEFSNSQNANIQKWSAYVRGSANRQEFLERALDWVSKGNIGKYMSAHRKDNNITELKNYFNTVIDWVSGVFLDVPKEMRGLEWGAWYEKYHKTSYDPKKVSAELKKLYADPYVVNKKGIFEYILDGSTKTQLLDIRLFDVATKSTAYARQTQAAEAEGKSNCSFCAIGHDSNKTRIYKQTEMEADHVTAWSKGGTSTLENCEMLCKTHNQAKGNR from the coding sequence ATGGAAACGAAGCTGCGAACCGATCTCACCGTCGCCGACATCTGCGATGGGTTTGTTTATAACCAATTCGAGGGCAAAGGGCTGTATGGCCTCGGCGGAAAGCTGACGATACAACCGGAGTATCAGCGCAACTACATTTACGCGGACGGCGGAGGAAAGCGGGAGCAAGCCGTCATTCAGTCGCTTCTAAAGGGTTATCCGCTTGGGCTGATCTATTTCAACACGGTCGGCGGCGGCAAGTTTGAGGTGCTCGACGGGCAGCAGCGTATCACAAGTATTGGGCGCTTCGTGACGAACAAGTTCGCGATAATGGACAACGGCAATCCTAAGAACATGGACAGCCTGCCCGCCGACCAACGGAAAAGAATTCTGGAATCGAAGTTATTGATCTATGAGTGCGAAGGAACAGAGACCGAGATCAAGCAATGGTTCGAGACGATCAACATCGCGGGCGTGCCGCTCAACAGTCAGGAGTTACTGAACGCCATTTACTCCGGGCCGTTCGTGTCAGCCGCGAAGATCGAGTTTAGCAACAGCCAGAACGCGAATATTCAGAAATGGAGCGCATACGTCCGCGGCAGCGCTAATCGGCAGGAGTTCCTGGAGCGGGCGTTGGATTGGGTGAGCAAGGGCAACATCGGCAAATACATGAGTGCTCACCGCAAGGACAACAACATCACCGAGTTGAAGAACTATTTCAACACGGTGATCGATTGGGTTTCGGGCGTCTTTCTCGATGTTCCAAAGGAAATGCGCGGGCTCGAATGGGGAGCCTGGTATGAGAAGTACCACAAGACGTCCTACGACCCGAAAAAAGTCTCCGCCGAACTCAAAAAGCTCTACGCCGATCCGTATGTGGTCAATAAGAAAGGTATTTTTGAATATATTCTCGACGGCTCGACCAAGACGCAGCTGCTCGATATACGGCTGTTTGACGTTGCCACCAAATCAACGGCCTACGCGCGCCAAACTCAGGCGGCAGAGGCTGAGGGCAAATCCAATTGCTCGTTCTGCGCCATCGGCCACGACTCAAACAAGACCCGCATCTACAAGCAAACCGAAATGGAAGCCGACCACGTGACCGCGTGGAGCAAAGGCGGCACCTCAACCCTCGAAAACTGCGAGATGCTCTGCAAGACGCACAATCAGGCGAAGGGGAATAGATAG
- the tnpA gene encoding IS200/IS605 family transposase, translating into MPHISVWIHFVWTTKNREPMLTESIRHKVFEHIRENARSKNIFIAALNGWVQHVHCLVSLGSGQNLDEIMRLLKGESSHWINKNRLVHGRFSWQEEYFAVSVSESVLPGVKKYIEGQEEHHRVRPFDDEFDDFLERGGFKKGLG; encoded by the coding sequence ATGCCGCACATAAGTGTTTGGATACATTTCGTCTGGACGACCAAAAACCGCGAGCCAATGCTTACGGAATCTATCCGTCACAAAGTGTTCGAGCACATTCGCGAAAACGCTCGATCAAAGAATATCTTTATCGCCGCCCTAAATGGCTGGGTTCAGCATGTTCACTGTCTTGTTTCTTTGGGCTCCGGACAAAATCTTGATGAGATAATGCGGCTGCTAAAAGGTGAATCATCGCACTGGATAAACAAAAATCGGCTTGTCCATGGCCGCTTTAGCTGGCAAGAGGAGTATTTTGCGGTTTCGGTTAGCGAATCCGTATTGCCGGGTGTCAAAAAGTACATCGAAGGTCAAGAGGAGCATCATCGCGTTCGTCCGTTTGACGACGAGTTTGATGATTTTCTTGAGAGAGGAGGCTTTAAGAAAGGATTGGGCTAA
- a CDS encoding sigma-70 family RNA polymerase sigma factor — translation MTEINGAELVRRARSGDGAAWEDIVSAYSRRIFNLAYRFTSNADAAEDLTQDVFIRVYKSLDQYDPKQGDLANWLMRLARNLIIDDYRHRQRNPQNSMADAVDDHQYHLRAAGTSAHREMERKELASQVQEGIDKLPTDLRTCVILRDIEELTYQEIVDVLKIPEGTVKSRINRGRIELAKILRRMRVVTI, via the coding sequence GTGACCGAGATAAACGGTGCGGAACTCGTGAGGCGTGCACGCTCAGGCGATGGCGCGGCGTGGGAAGACATTGTCTCGGCGTATAGCCGACGGATATTCAATCTCGCCTACCGCTTCACCTCAAACGCCGACGCAGCCGAGGACCTCACGCAGGATGTTTTCATTCGGGTCTATAAGTCGCTCGATCAGTACGACCCGAAGCAGGGCGACCTGGCGAATTGGCTGATGCGCCTCGCACGCAATTTGATAATCGATGATTACCGCCACCGGCAGCGAAATCCGCAGAATTCGATGGCCGACGCCGTGGACGATCACCAGTATCACCTGCGTGCCGCCGGAACGTCGGCACACCGCGAGATGGAGCGAAAGGAGCTTGCCTCGCAGGTACAGGAAGGCATCGACAAGCTGCCGACCGACCTCAGAACGTGTGTGATATTACGCGATATCGAGGAATTGACATATCAAGAGATCGTTGACGTATTGAAAATTCCCGAGGGCACGGTCAAATCCAGAATTAACCGCGGACGAATAGAATTAGCGAAGATATTGAGACGAATGAGGGTCGTAACTATTTAG
- a CDS encoding B-box zinc finger protein, which produces MNCVYHSHHAATVSCNGCGRPLCPACDHRIKGFPYCTDCIVQGIDLLRQQSRNNYEPYVKKRTSPFVATMLSFVCPGLGAAYNGQMVKALVYFAVFVGLFQMAVLTGGMPIFVLGFIGMWFFGLLDSWRTAQMIRSGVTPDVADDVLVRRFSGNPKLWGIVLGVLGLAFVFQRLFNIGSVIRFLIPVMLIGLGIYIVRGYIFKPKAVDERWSDAGPATSFALTQVNARPPRYNTSEFADRSRSGSWRDI; this is translated from the coding sequence ATGAATTGCGTTTATCACAGCCATCACGCTGCAACGGTCAGCTGCAACGGATGCGGCCGGCCGCTATGCCCGGCCTGTGATCACCGCATAAAAGGGTTTCCTTATTGCACCGACTGCATCGTCCAGGGCATCGATCTGCTCAGGCAGCAGAGTCGAAACAATTACGAGCCATATGTAAAGAAAAGGACGTCGCCATTCGTCGCGACGATGCTCTCGTTCGTCTGCCCCGGCCTCGGTGCCGCGTATAACGGACAGATGGTAAAGGCCCTTGTTTATTTCGCTGTGTTCGTCGGCCTCTTTCAGATGGCCGTGCTCACCGGTGGCATGCCGATCTTCGTGCTTGGGTTCATCGGGATGTGGTTTTTTGGACTGCTCGATTCCTGGCGAACGGCGCAGATGATCCGATCCGGCGTGACGCCGGACGTCGCCGACGACGTTTTGGTGAGGCGTTTCTCGGGCAATCCGAAACTCTGGGGCATTGTCCTCGGCGTGTTGGGGCTCGCATTTGTTTTTCAGCGCCTCTTCAATATCGGCTCAGTCATTCGTTTCCTGATACCGGTGATGCTGATCGGGCTCGGCATTTACATCGTTCGCGGATATATTTTCAAACCAAAGGCCGTCGATGAGAGATGGTCCGATGCCGGGCCGGCAACGAGCTTCGCACTGACACAGGTAAATGCTCGGCCGCCACGCTACAACACGTCCGAATTTGCCGACCGCTCGCGCAGCGGAAGCTGGAGAGACATCTAG